From the genome of candidate division WWE3 bacterium:
CCGTCAAAGTCACCACAACCGTATAAATAGCTATAATGACAACCAACAGGATAGCTAATACTTTCTGCATGATTTATCTCTCCAGTATTTATGATTTGTAGCAGCATTTTAGCAACATAATCCCCATTTTTCAACTATAGGTTTCTATAAAGTCGTTGACTTTATATATATACCAGCACATAATTAAACTATGCCCTTCTGGGAACGACAAGCCGACTCAGCATCAGCCGAAAAACCTCAAACCGACGAAGGCCGACGCTTCGGGGTAGAAAGTGGTAGTTGCGCCTATGCTTATCAAAAAAAACAGGAACAGGACGAGCACCCCAGCAACCAAGATCGTTATTTTACTGCTGGTCGAGCATTTGGGGTTTTTGACGGAGTCGGCAGCCTGGCGGAAAGTGGCACCGCTGCCGAAATGGCTCGAGACGCTATAATCAACAAGTTCCAACAATATCCCCGTAAACTAAATGTTAGTGAGGCGCAAAATCTGGCGCAACAATCGTTAGAAACTGCTCAAGCGGCCGTAATGACTTTAAGAGGAGCCGGCGAAACCACCGCGGCCATCGGCGTAATTGCTTACAAAGAAAATGGGGAGCGCGCTCTTATAGTTGCCCATGCCGGTGATTCCAGAGTTTATCTACGCCGGCAAATTCAAGGAAAATGGCAAATATATTGCCTAACGGTTGATGATAGTGAAGCTTCAAAAAATATGAATCAAGCTGATGCTGTGAGATTGCAAAATAAATTAGATGAAGTTGTAGATATTGAAGAGGCAGCAAAACGGGGGCAGGTTACTCCTCAGGAATACACAGCTTACAAACAGCGACACGTAATGTCGAACTCCGTTGGACCGCACGCTAAAGGACTAAATATTTCGGGAGCTTGGGATATTTTCACCGGAGACGAAATAATTATAGCCACCGACGGGGTCCATGATAACTTAACTAACTCAGAAATTAATAAAACTTTAACTGAAGGCAAAAACTCTCAAGAACAGGCAATAGCTCTAAACAACGCCGCCTACTTACGCTCTCAGGATACCAGGCATCCCCGACATAAAGCTGATGACATTACCTCGGTTGTTACTAAGGTAGTCGCAGAAGATCTACAACCTGTTACTCCGGAAGCGCCCACAGCCCCGACAGACATAAAAGCCGGTGGGCAAATTAAAGGTTGGACGGTAATCGCAAGAAATGGCGACTTTGCTATTCTTAACAAGCCCGAATTAGATGAAGTAGGAAAAGAATATACTCGTACAAGGACAGTCTATTTACCGAACTACCTCCAAGGATTGGAACAAACTGACTGACACTGTAGGGGCCCGCCTGAGGCGGACCCGCAACAGATGTAATTTTGCCGTTACTTCAAGCTTTGTAACCTCCGTACACTCAACCCCAAGCGACGCGCGCCAGGCTCTACACTCACGACGACGACCTCCACCTCTTCCCCTTCTTTAAGAGGACCGACGGTTTCGGAAACGTGGATTAAGCCATCAACGCCCGGTTCCAAACTTACGAACGCCCCAAAGGGAGCGATTTTACTGACTATACCCTGCACGATCTTGCCTTCCGGGTATCTTTCGGATACACCGACCCAAGGATCGGATGCGAGAGCTTTAATGCTTAAAGCCAGCTTCCCGGAGGCGGCGTCGACTGTAAGAACCCGCACGGTGACGCCATCCCCTACTTTGTAGAGTTTAGATGGCATGGTTACTTTATCCCAAGCCATTTCCGAGACGTGAACTAATCCTTCCACCCCACCAAGATCAACAAACACGCCAAACGGTGTGACGCCGGAGACGTGACCTTCCAAATCGGAACCGACGGTGATCTCCAGAAGTCGTGACGCCGCGGCTTTTTTGCCATGGGACGACGAGACTTCTTTTTCGGAAAGCACCAAACGATTATTGGTCTCATTGACCTCAATCACTTTAACCATTAACGTTTGGCCAACTAAAGACTCCGCTTTTTGGGCCAGGTCCGCTTCACTGCCAGCGGCTGTGCTGGAATTGTCTTCAGCGAAATGGGCCCCGCGATCTAAATGACTTAAAGGTACAAAGCCTTGCACTCCGAGAACTTCGACGACCAGACCACCTTTATTATATTCGGTGACCTTGGCCTCAAGGATAGTGCCTAGATTTTCGTACTCTTTAAAATCGCGCCAGTGACGCTCTTTTTCGGCCCGGCGTAATGATAACACCGTGTACCCGGAATCGTTCTCCGACTGGATCACTTTAGCCAAAACCGTGTCTCCAACCTTTAAATTTTTGACGGTCCGGTTAGTGTCCTCCAGTTCCCGGCCAATAACGATCCCCTCCGACTTGCCACCAATATCAAGAAGTAATCGGTTGTGAGCCATCGAAACCACAGTGCCTTCAACGAGCGTACCATTCTTAAAAACCCGGGGCTGCACCTTCGTATGTTTTTGAAGGAGCTTGTCCATCGGATTTTCAGGATCACTAATTTTTTTTGATTTTTGAATTTTACTAATTGCCATAAAATTTAACACCTCCAGACTACCTCGACTGAGATAGAGACATCTTATCACAACAACAATAATCAATGTAGGGGCGAGGCGAGTAGATATGTCATTCCGGGCTTGACCCGGAATCCAGTAACCTGTAGAAAGATAAACTCTCGGTTACGTATATTTAACCGAGAGTTATTTGAGCAATCGTTATACTGGCTGCGCGAAGGACTCATGATAACGAATTACATGAGACTATACGGTATACAGTGAAACAACTCCGCTTGAACGATTAGCAAGTCGTAAGCCATGCCATTGTAGTTAAACCCGACTATATCATTCCTTTTTTGGATAAAGTCAACGAATAAGTTGCTTAAAAAGCAGCTTACGACTGTTGAGCCCCGGGCTATTTCGAGGATCTTGTTACTAAAGTCAGCACTCAGTCTGCCTCCACAGCAAACTACCAGCGCCTGCTGTTTTCTAAGGTCATTCATCTCTATCTCCTTGCTAAAAATCCGATTTCCCCGATTATACTCCGCTTCGCGACTGTTTGCCGATTGCCGAAAGCTGCTGGCTGGTCTATAGTGTGGCTTAAAGATTGAGAAAAGGAGAGCGAACATGATAATTTATAAAACCCTCGGAAAAATAATCGAGGCAGAAAAAGTCTTAACGAAGTAGTTGATGAAATCATCGGGCTTTTTCAGAAACTTGGCGATGATGTCGACGAATTTGCTTACAAAGCCTCTACTCGAGCTACTGAATGAAACGCAGTATCAATACGAGTACCCACCGACGAATTTAGCTCTACAGCCAGCGCTCTTCCCGCTGCCGGAAGCAACACCAGTCGTCAAAATTACTACCCGCCTGCTGCCGCCAAATAAAAGGTTTGAGTTTGACGAGAGTATTTGGACAAGAAGCTTCCCAGTTATAACAGCCACACTTGATTTACCGGCAAACTGGAAAGAACTATCGGAAGTCGACAGATACACTTATCGAGAAATCGACCAAATGTTTAATCAAAGTACCAAAAATTGGAAGAAGACTGAAGAGACTGTTGGCAACGTAATCAAAGTTACCTGGACTTATTGTTTTAAGGGTAAGCTAAACAAGTTTGACTACAGGAATCAAGAACAATAGAACCAAAAACCCCGCGAAGCTTTTTTAAGACGCGGGGATTTTCTTATGATAAAGTTAAATAGTGCGGATCGAAATAGACCAATCGTGGAAAATTGAGAAGTTTGATAAAGCCACTATTATTGCTTTCTCTAATGGCACAAAAGGATCGGTGCGAATTTCACAGCGGGCAAAACGGGAAGCCTTTGCTCTACTGGAAAGTCATTATGGTAAAAGCACTCTAAACATCTTTAGAATCTTCGCGGCTGTTATAACCCTACTACTAGAAAAATATAAGCTACAACCAAATAGGATAGTTATTGACGAAGAGTATAGCGGTAACGGTGACCTAATTATCAAGTACATTAAATCATCTTTGTCCGATGAAATTGACATCGTTTCCGGAAATATTGGAAAAAGTTCTAGGGCTCATGTTGAAGCTTATGAGGTTTTTAAGAAGAAAAGGCCGGCGGGTTTTAATATTCTCGAATCTGAAATTCTGAAATTTCTTCGCGATAAGTACCTAAGAAACAAAAAATGACCGGGAGCTTGTGACTCCGTCTCGCTTTAGCGGATGTATTACAACCCGGGTCGGCGAGCCCACGGTCATTCTTTATTATAGTTGAATTTTACAATAAATCAACTTGGATATTCGGATTAATTGGGATGCGGCGACGAAACTAAAGGCTAGATAAACTTTGTCCTAACAAGCTTTTCTAATATAAAGCATTACTACAATTGGCGCCTCGACAATTGGCAGCGAGTGAAACGAGCGTCTATTCGGATTCATTCGGACGATAAATGATTCTCACTGTGCTGGCGGTTACCTATCTTTCCCGAAAGTATTTTCGGCGACTTTGGTCTTAACTTCTCTGTTCGGAATGGGAAGAGGTGTCTCCCCAAAGCCTTAACTACCAGCACGGTAGGAACCAAGGTGGTTCTATTTAATTTTCAATTTACAATTTAAAATTTAAAATTTACCAAGTGGAATCTGAATAGAACGCTGCCGGTATTTTAACACCAACAGAAATTTAAAACGAGTAATTCAACAGATATTGGTCATTAGTACGGCTTGACTTAAACTATTACTAGCCTTACATCTACCGCCTATCTTCCCCAAAACTATCACTAGTCGTGAGGAACCACCAAATGGTGGACCAGGTAGTCTCCCTGGAGACCTTAAGTTTAATCTTGGGGTGTGCTTCGTGCTTAGATGCTTTCAGCGCTTATCACGACCCAACATAGCTACCCGGCAGTGCCCTTGGTAGGACAACCGGTACACCAGAGGTTAGTTCACTCCGGTCCTCTCGTACTAGGAGCAAATCCCCTCAAACTCTCACGCCCGTTGTGGATAGAGACCGAGCTGTCTCACGACGCTCTGAACCCAGCTCGCGTACCACTTTAACCGGCGAACAGCCGGACCCTTGGGGCCTTCTTCAGTCCCAGGATGTGATGCACATTATTCTACAATTACTTGCAGTGTAGACTATACCTTCATCCTCCGTCGCGTAAAGCTATGGAGGAGACTAGCGTTTGATAAATGGTCAAAGACCATAAATCTCACTACTTTTTCTCTCACTTAAAGAGAAATTTCGATCAGTCGTTACGGGGTCAAGCAACTTTATATCTCATAGATTCAACAACGTACGGCGAGATTAACTCCCGCAATTTTGTCATTGAACTTGACGGAATATAAATTACAAATGTCTTTTTATGATGTTGGATTCGGGCTTCCAGCGAAAGTCTTTGTAGACTTTTCTGGATCAAAAGTTGTTCCGCGTAAGAATACGCCTGAGTATTCAAGCGCAGCGCGTTACAGTCATTTCTTTTATAGCCATCATCCATCACCCAAATTGCCAACATTCGCGGATTTATAACATTTGGAAGATTCGCAGGAATTATTCGGTGACCGTTCCGATAGAATAGGTCAAAATATTCCTTAAAAATAGGGGCGGTTTTTGTTCTTAAAGTAGCATAGTGGTAACTTTTATTAGTTCGGGCGTCTAAACGCTCTGTGACAGCTAAAGTCGACGTTAAAGGTAGCAACATCTGCTGCTTCCATTTGACGTATTCTAACTGTTTTAGCGAGTGGCCCATCACCAATCTAAAGTTACGACCGTTTTTCTCTAAGAAACCGTCACCTAAAAGTGTTCCAATTATTAAATCCTGTTGCCGACTTCCCACGGTATTGTCCATAAGACCTGAGTTCAATTTTACATCTTATGGAGTCCACCGTTATGAGCTAGTTTTTTAAATCATGCTCGATTGCTCGAGCCGCGACCCTAAACTCTTCGTTCAAGCCGACATCGAGGTGCCAAACCTTGCCGTCGCTATGGACGCTTGGGCAAGATCAGCCTGTTATCCCCAGAGTAGCTTTTATCCATTATGCTCCGCCCTTTCCATACAGTTGCGGAGGATCACTAAATCCTACTTTCGTATCTGCTAGACTTGTAGGTCTCGCAGTCAAGCTACCATATGCTTTTGCGCTTACAACCTGATTTCCATCCAGGTCAAGGTAACCTTTGAGTCCCGGCGTTACTCTTTAGCCGGGAACCGTCCCAGTTAAACTGCCCACCAGACGTTGTCTCAAACCATTGTAATTGGTCTGGTTAGAGTTAAAGTTCGGAAAGAGAGGTGTTTCATTGGCGCCTTGCGGCTCCCTCCTACGCTACACAAACTAAACCTCAACTCAATGTCAAGCTACAGTAAAGCTTCATGGGGTCTTTTTGTCCTACAACGGGTAATCCGCATCTTCACGGATACTTCAATTTCACCGAGCCCACTTTCAAGAGAGCACTCCGGTCGTTAAGCCTTTCATGCAGGTCGGAACTTGCCCGACACGATTTTGTTAATCCTCGATATTTAAATCGAGTTTTGC
Proteins encoded in this window:
- a CDS encoding S1 RNA-binding domain-containing protein codes for the protein MAISKIQKSKKISDPENPMDKLLQKHTKVQPRVFKNGTLVEGTVVSMAHNRLLLDIGGKSEGIVIGRELEDTNRTVKNLKVGDTVLAKVIQSENDSGYTVLSLRRAEKERHWRDFKEYENLGTILEAKVTEYNKGGLVVEVLGVQGFVPLSHLDRGAHFAEDNSSTAAGSEADLAQKAESLVGQTLMVKVIEVNETNNRLVLSEKEVSSSHGKKAAASRLLEITVGSDLEGHVSGVTPFGVFVDLGGVEGLVHVSEMAWDKVTMPSKLYKVGDGVTVRVLTVDAASGKLALSIKALASDPWVGVSERYPEGKIVQGIVSKIAPFGAFVSLEPGVDGLIHVSETVGPLKEGEEVEVVVVSVEPGARRLGLSVRRLQSLK
- a CDS encoding protein phosphatase 2C domain-containing protein, which produces MPFWERQADSASAEKPQTDEGRRFGVESGSCAYAYQKKQEQDEHPSNQDRYFTAGRAFGVFDGVGSLAESGTAAEMARDAIINKFQQYPRKLNVSEAQNLAQQSLETAQAAVMTLRGAGETTAAIGVIAYKENGERALIVAHAGDSRVYLRRQIQGKWQIYCLTVDDSEASKNMNQADAVRLQNKLDEVVDIEEAAKRGQVTPQEYTAYKQRHVMSNSVGPHAKGLNISGAWDIFTGDEIIIATDGVHDNLTNSEINKTLTEGKNSQEQAIALNNAAYLRSQDTRHPRHKADDITSVVTKVVAEDLQPVTPEAPTAPTDIKAGGQIKGWTVIARNGDFAILNKPELDEVGKEYTRTRTVYLPNYLQGLEQTD